GGCTGAACACAGCACAGGTTACATAGAGCCGGCGCACATACACAGCGTCCCCACACGACacgtgacaaaaaaaatgaatacgccGAGTTTACCTGTAGTTACGGGGCAAGAGCCAGTGTCCAGCTCCGGCTTGTCTCTCCTCCGCTGACTGTCTGTTGTCTtccgttgtcatggcagccgcctGTATACCGCTCAGGAGCCGCCgcagctccacacacacactacactacGGTGAAGGGAAGGCACGGCGGGCACTATATACACCAGCACGGCTACTGCACGGTATGAACGCCGGCGCCGCCCGCTATTTTTACTCATTTGTATTTTACTGGTATGTAATGGTGCTGGTGGGAGTGTGGTCAGTGCTTGACAACATATTTTCCTACTATGTACACGACCGTATTACGGCTCCGTACAACCTCATAGACATACGGAGCTGTGGTGAGGGGCCCACCCATACTGTACCTCATAAGTCTCTGCTTTTATACCAGGTAtaggaatattttttttgtcagattaaATAGGAATAATACAATGCTATATGGATGCGGTCTAGTGGATTGGTTTTGCGGTCTAGTGGACTTCCAGAAAACCCTtgttgtgcacctgtgtgtcatcaggactcgCATATCCACAACAATTcgccagtattggtgaatccgcaaatccggaccgtaaaatgacttgtcctgagtttttgctgtCTGGATTTGTGACCGCGTAAATCACAATCTTGCGCATAGAATAGATCGGGTCCGCAATTTATCGGCAAAAATGATGATAAATTGCGGTCGCAATAgcacggtcgtttgcatgaggcctaacagttatGGGTGATTTTATTTTGCCGGAGAGGGCGCTCTATTTTTGCATTTCTAATCTATGGCTCCATAGTTTTATTTCTAAGTCACTTCGCAGGGGATGTTACAATGTGGGAGCATTAGTGTGATATCTGCAATAACTCTTTTTGTAGCATCAGAGAACCCCTTTATTATACAGAACGTAGGCTTTACATGATTAACATACCAGATCTGATCTCTGCCCTTATAAAAGTCCACTGTCTTGCGTTAAATAAACTATTTTCGGTTGGGTCAAGCATTGGTTTGTCTATTGTGTGCACAAATGAGGTCATattatgcatatatatatgtatatatatatggacggGAGCCTTCTAACCCTCCCCCAACAGCAGACGTCAGGGGAAATAAGGATTGGACAGCTTatttccctctccccattgaCATAAACATAGGTGCTCGGTTTTTTAACATATTACATTCTTTTTActctttatgttgttttttttagacaaTATATGTAAAACGGAATTGGGAATATGTCTGAACTTACTGAATGCCCACCAGGTAAGATGCTCAATGTTCACTTTTCACATGCAGTCACATCTGTTTTCTTGGACGCTCATGAGCAGATATGGGAGAAGGTTGAAGTGAAACAAGAATCGGAATTATACAACCCCGTTAAATACCGTATCCTCTTCATGGATTCTGCACAACAAAAGCACACGGAGATCCCCGCTTCTCTTCTAGATCTTGAAGACCTTGAAGAACTGCACTTAGAGAAGAATCACATTGAAGTCATACCAAAGGAGATCTGCCATTTTCACAATATCAAAGTCCTCTACCTGAATAACAACAGTATTAATTACATTGGTAAGGAACTTGGAGAGCTAAAGAATCTCCAGAGTTTAGACCTAAGCAGCAACCCACTCAGTTACAACTCATTGGATGTCATAAGCCAGATCCATCAACTTCGAGAACTGAGACTTTACAACATAAACCTTGAAGAATTCCCAGTTCAGCTGTGTAAAAGCCTCCACCATTTGCAACTACTTGGCTTGTCCAACAACAAACTAAAGTCTCTTCCACCAGAAGTAACTAATTTAATACATCTCAAAGAAATATATTTGCAGAGCAATTCCTTTAAGTTATTTCCCATACAGATATGTGCTCTGAGATCTTTGGAGGTTGttgatattgaaaaaaataagctGACATCTTTACCTGTTGAAATTGGATCATTATTTCATCTTGGTAAACTGTTCATAAGTTTCAATAAACTTTCCTTTATCCCAAAGACACTTTGTCAGTGCAAGAGGTTGGTTGTTCTTGATCTCTTTGATAATGGCCTCCGAAAACTTCCTCATGGTATCAGTGAGTTGAAAGAGCTAAATGAACTTGGACTGTCAAATACTCCGTTAAGAAAACTTCCATCCGGGATATGTCATTTGCATTCCCTTTGTCTGCTCTATCTGAAAAATACTGGCTTGTCCACGCTACCTGCTGCCTTTGCAAAACTAGAATCTCTAAAGATACTAGATCTCAGCCAAAATTGTTTCACCAATTTCCCCTCTGAAATTTGTGGTCTCAAGCAGCTTCAAGTCTTATCGATGGATGACAATTTAATAAGCATGGTAAGACTGAGTTATTTAATAAGACAATTTGAGTACATGTGCAGCCCTAATAGAATAAAGCAGACTTTCTTTTTTTCCCCTGAGTTTATCTTCCCCTCTTTCTAAGCTTAGAATTTGAGAACAATACGTTTGGGAAAGGCGATGGCTAAAGGCCCTTTGACACGGGCcatttatcgggcaaacgatcgttcacatGGCAAAttagctgattgtatagtttatgcagcctaaaatattatcattgtcggcagcacatctctccagggagatgcgctgccaacatgatggaaatgtatgggatgACTGGTCGTAATAATGAggcctcgtccctatacatagctccttgtgaaaggagcaaacgagcgccgatcaacgagctgcctcgttgatctctgctcgtttacatggcccatgtcgggatgtgtaaggctggattcacacgagcatgttcggtccgtaaaggacggaacgtatttcgcctgcaagtcccggactgaacacactgcagggagccgggctcctagcatcatacttatgtacgacggtaggagtccctgcctcgctgcaggacaactgccccgtactgtaatcatgtttttagtacgggacagtagttccacggagaggcagggactcctagcgtcgtacataactatgatgctaggagcccggctccctgcagtgtgttcggtccgggacttgcggccgaaatacgttccgtcctttacggaccgaacatgctcgtgtgaatccagcctaagaaaaACCTTATGGGAGAAATCACAATTAAATGTATCCTTGGTCAGCTATCTCAATGGAGTGGACCACTTACAGCATGCAAGTTATTTATAATATGTTCATAAGGCTGCTTGGTACTGACTGGGATGTAGCAGGAGAAACCGCTGCTCTGACTGCAAATGACTTCAAGGAAAACTAAAGGCGGCcatacacattaaccccttcccgacatttgacgtatccatatgccaaagtcgggtagaggaagtatggagcaggctcacggagtgaacccactccatacaatgtcggtgtcggctgtttgttacagcagacacttcagagtaactagaggcatcgcgctcgagcgtgatcccgcttgtttaactcgtttaatgctgcggtcaatagcgaccgcagcatttaaatagttagaaagaggggggcgaccccctctaacacctcatcgcgccccccgcaatgcaatcgcggggggggggggggggcgatggttgctgtgGCTGCCTGGGCGCTTAATAATGgctcccaggtccgccatctt
This genomic stretch from Rhinoderma darwinii isolate aRhiDar2 chromosome 4, aRhiDar2.hap1, whole genome shotgun sequence harbors:
- the LRRIQ4 gene encoding leucine-rich repeat and IQ domain-containing protein 4, with the protein product MSELTECPPGKMLNVHFSHAVTSVFLDAHEQIWEKVEVKQESELYNPVKYRILFMDSAQQKHTEIPASLLDLEDLEELHLEKNHIEVIPKEICHFHNIKVLYLNNNSINYIGKELGELKNLQSLDLSSNPLSYNSLDVISQIHQLRELRLYNINLEEFPVQLCKSLHHLQLLGLSNNKLKSLPPEVTNLIHLKEIYLQSNSFKLFPIQICALRSLEVVDIEKNKLTSLPVEIGSLFHLGKLFISFNKLSFIPKTLCQCKRLVVLDLFDNGLRKLPHGISELKELNELGLSNTPLRKLPSGICHLHSLCLLYLKNTGLSTLPAAFAKLESLKILDLSQNCFTNFPSEICGLKQLQVLSMDDNLISMITTEVRYLKNLSYFGITGNRFTAFPEEVLQLESLEKLYIGQDHGVRLSSLPDNIFLMKNLKELYIENNNLEFLPSTLSLLHNLEVLDCHNNKLKHLPDDICQLHGLKKLLLQNNLLTSLPDNLDMLQKLDLLLLDGNPLGDPSVEVCSLGKSAVWEYLQEKRQKILLVTKSQALWRGIMVRRGLGPFAYLLQIGKKGKKLNKKVKGKSKKGDLKGKKK